The genomic region TAAGTGAGATGGGTATCTAGCTCTCCCTTTTGTCCCTTGGGCCCAAACGGTGCATCCCCAACCTGCAGTGACCAAATGTTCCACTTCCGGCCACTGAGGAAGATGTGTTTCTCAGAGATGACCAGAAAGTAGAGTACATATCTCCGTCTGTACTGACTTGTGTCAGAATGTTAACCTCGTGGATTTGCCTTCAAGCCCACTATCCTTCCCTGTGGGGTAGGTGTTATTATACCcatttgacaggtgaggaaaatgaggccgAGGGAAGGAAAGTGGCCTTCATTGCAAACGGGTGTCAGAGACGGCTCTAGAATCTGAGGCTGAGCCTCCTCCTGCAGGGCTCCTGGGCCAGGGTCTGTCTTCGTGTGGGCCTTCCCAGCCCAGCCTCTGCCTGCCTGATTGCCGCCCTCTCCCCCAGGCGTGTTCATCATCTGCTGGCTGCCCTTCTTCATCACCCACATCCTGAATATACACTGTGATTGCAACATCCCGCCCGTCCTGTACAGCGCCTTCACGTGGCTGGGCTATGTCAACAGTGCCGTGAACCCCATCATCTACACGACCTTCAACATTGAGTTCCGCAAGGCCTTCATGAAGATCCTGCATTGCTGACCCGCTTCCCGCCTCCCTGCACAGGCCAGCCGGGTCTCCGTTCCTGGGAGCCGTGGATGGGGGTGGTGCAGGGCGGACTCGGCCTTCTCTTTGTCCCCGGCAGGCTCTAGCTTGACTCCACGCCCCTCAGAGCTCGCACACCCTCACTCCGCCAGGGTAGTGCTGGGGAGCCAGGCACGGTGCCAGCCGAAGGGCTGGACCCCTGGCTCAGGGGCGGCTCACAgagcccccctcccacctctagGCCATCTCCCCTTGGCACCAAAGACACAGCCGCCTTCTCTGACCTTTCTCTGGGCTTCTGGGGTCACCAGGAACAGGGGCAGGGCTCAGAGGCCGTGCTTTCTGTGGGGTTTGGCCTGGTCTTCGTAGGCCTGTGCTGAAGCGGGCAGTGTGGAGGGATGGACGGTTCCCACCCCACAAGGCCCATGCCTGGGAAGCCAGAGCTCTTGCCAAGGCCCCAGGAAACTCAGTCCTGGGGGACCCATGTAAATACCAGACCACAGGGTGAGCATCAGAGAAGCCCAAGCCAAAAATCTTCATTCACTCCCTTTCCTGCCCAACGGGAGCCTCTGTTTCCACAGCAGtggctcccaccccaccccactgtgcCTCCACAACCCATGTGATTTCCACACCTGCTGAGGGCAGGAACCCTGGGCTTGAAAGGCCCCAGGAAGGTCTGCGGGGAGCGGAACGTCCCCCAAGCCCACGCTGCTGCCTCCTAACTGACTCGGTGCGTCCCTTCTCTAGCAACTGTTGGGCCAACCTGTgagagggcagggaaggtggGCTTGTGGCCGCATCCGGGGTCCGGGGTGGATGTTGGTTCTCTGGGGGACTTCCTCCTGCCACACTCTGCTGCAAAACCACTCTCTTTTGCCTtttgcctctcctctctcctgcccccttccccttccaCTTTCTCCGCCTTAGAGGAGCCCATGGTGAGGGGGCTGCTGAATACCACTTAGCCTGGGCTGGCCCTgccctgagggaggagggaggttgCAGTTTGTGGGCGGGGCCCTGGGTCCCAGACTCTGTAACATCACTACACATGCTCCAAACTAATAAAACTTTGACAAGAGTCATATGCAAGGCCCCTTGGGTGGAAGGGAACCGGTACCGAACTTTGTCCTCCGCAGCAGGTGTCTGTGCTGGGATCAGAGTTGGGGGAGCCTTCCGCAGCCCCCTTCCACAAAGGGATGACCCTGGCCACAGCCACCAGGGTGGAcgcccggggggggggtggtgcggggGGGGAAAGGAGGTGCTCCAGGAGGACCGGGGAGAAGATATGTGCGCCTGtgttttccccttccctgtcccttGAGCCCAGGAGACCTGAACGCTCTCAGCCCTGCTACTGGCTGGCCCTGAGCCTCAACTGTCAACCAAGATGGGACGGGAGAAAGTTCCCAGTGGGAATCCCAGAGCACACCCAGGGCTCCCCTGATCCCTCTTGTAGGAAGGCCAGGCTGTCCCCacttcccacctcctcctctccagGTCCTGGCACCTCTGAAGGACCTCAGCTCTTATGACCCACCACGCAGAGAAGGCTCCATGGAAAAGGTGCCCTTTGAGCTGCTGGCTGTGTCCGTGTTTGTGTCAGCCCCTTGCCCTGACTTCTGGCTCACATCAGGACCCCCTTCCTCTGCAGCAagttggggaggcagggagggcctgTGTGACATGACCTAGGTGGTCCCCCTCCTCTTGGCCTCCAGATCAGTCACAGCTCCAAGCTCTCTGGGGCCACAAATTGGCATTGCCCTGAAAACAGAAATTTggctttaagaaatgaaatataaatcaaCCTGGCAAAGGAGGAATATTCTTACTACCTTGAGAATAACAGCGATGATGACAAACAACGTGCCGGCTCCCACGGGCTCAGGCTCCGGGGAGCTGTCAGGGCATAATTTGCATgctaaatacaatatttttagcACCAAACTTTGGAGCACTTAACTTGCCCTGAACATTTAATTATGGACTTTGATCTTTTCCCTGAACCTGCTAAGCCCCAGGGGAGGCTCCTGTACCCGGGAGCACCCAGGTCCCAGAAGCTGGGCAAAATGGGCCCCCTAGTCCAGCTCAGAGGGTGTCAGTAACCCAGTGACCACCTCCTGGGGAAGGCGTCGGACCCTCAGTGGGGTTAGAGACCCTAGAGACTTCTCTGCTGCCGATGCACACACAGGTATGCACACAGACACAGTGCACACTCAGCCTATGAAAGATCTTGCCCTGGACGGAAGCTTCAAATCTCATTGCATCATTAGAAACTATAAGGTCACACAGGTTTCTCAGCTGTGGGAATTGGAAGAGATGACAGAGGAGAGAGTAAaagagggtggaaggagggagacagggaaggaaggaaggcagggagggatggagggagggaggaaggaaagaaaggaaggagggagggagggaggggagcagaagggaaggaaggaaggaaggaaggaaggaaggaagggaggaagaggggacagcAGGTAgctagagagggaggggagccaggcTCCCAGCAGTCTGGAAAGGGCGCTGATGGGAGGAGAGGGCAAGAGGGCAGGCAGGGGCGGGAGGCGGGGCAGAGGAAAGTTGCCCACAGTTGTCATGAAGCTTCAAGTCTTTCTTCCAGACAGCAGATTGACAGCTggagtgggcagggggagggccggctccgccccctcccccctcaactCTTCGGGGACAGAGGAATGGGCGTGGGGACCCGAGAGAACTCTGAGGTGGAAGGGGGCGGCCCaggctctgcttctctcccaggaGGCCCTGACTACTGCTGCAGTGCTCTGATTTCTCTCCTCCGCCTTCCCTGGGCTTCTGTCTCTATGACTGTCTTTCTCCGAAGCATGACTTTCAACCAAGGGGTCATTTATCTGCCTTTACAGCAGGTGGAGTCTgacagccccccccaccccaacacccaGCACTGGGTCAGGCACAGCCGGGCACTTTGCGTGTATGTTCCCTCAGATGTCCCCGTGTGACTGCAAGTTTTCAAAGTTTCCGGCCCTCTCCCCTTACTCTTCCCCTAGTGGGTTCCGGAGGAGTCCCAGGTGGCCCCTGGCTGGGGAGATGGAAATTGGGAAGGCCGGTAGTGCAAGAGAAACTgcatttcatccatccatccatccatccagccggTGGCTTCCTCCGTGGATCTTTCTCGAGCAACCATTgtgctccaggccctgagcaagGTGCTAGGTGTGCAACAGGAAAAAGGTGGATGTGACCCCTGTTCTTGCAGAGTCTGTGGCCCACAATCACGCAACAGCTGTTAAAGCTGTGTGTCACCCATGACAGAGCCCTGGCTGGGTGTGGAGGCACAGGTCCCATAGATGACAATGATGTGGGGCACAGCAGCCCTGGTGAGAGTAGGAGGGCTGAGGGCATAGAGCACTGCCTGAATGGTGGGGCAAGAGGCCCTCGAAAGAAGTGACCATCTGTCCTGCTTCCCTGGTGGGCTCAGAACACGGGCAGTCAGTCATCTGCAATCAGGGACACTGACGACCAGCCTGCCTTGGGGGCAGTATGTCCACCTGCCCGGGATCCCTTCCCTGGCCTAGCCCTGTGCCCcactgcctccctgccctcctgggcccCAGGACCCAGGCTATGTTTGTGGCCGTTAGCCCCCATCCTATGCAGGGGCCGTGTGGGCTTTGCCCCACGTGCTCCTGTCTTCCTAACCCTGGGCCCCCACCCATGGGATCCCCTGTTAGGCCGCCTCTCTTAAGGAGACTCGTTGCCTTGATGACAGGCTGACCTTTGAATTCAGTGTTCCAAATTTACGTCTGACACTGTCCATTCTGCTTGTTTCCTGACCAGCCCTGAGCAAAGCTGGAGGAAGCTAGTGtgggacaattaaaaaaaaaaaaatttaatgtttatttatttttgaaggagagagagagtgtgagtgggggaggggcagagagagagggagacacagaatcggaagcaggctccaggctcggagctgtcagcacagagcccgacgtggggctcaaactcacaaacccgtgagatcatgacctgagccgaagtctgatgctcaacctactaagccacccagggtgccccgagatgatttttaaaaaggtggggagagagggaaagaaaaagtatcTGGGCCCCTGTCTTTTAGGAGGTTGCCCTCGGTGCCTGTGAACAGCCTGGTAGCCTTTTGGGCTGCAGAGCtaatgagtggggtgggggtgggaggtgtgtgtgtgcagggcaagggagtagtttttatttattttatttatttcttaaaatctttatttttttaatgtttatttatttattttgagggaggacGAGAATCCCATGCGAGCTCCACACTTAACCCagaacccaatgtgaggctcaatctcatgacagtgagataatgacctgaggtgaaatcaagagtcagatgcttaaccacgtaacggactaaaccacccaggcaccccagggaagtAGTTTTTAGGGGGGCTGCAGGTCAGAGTCTTGTCATGCATGTGCCTGAGGGTCCTCTCCTGCCAACCCAGTGCCCCTGGCCCTGGGTCTGGAGAGTCCAGGGGAGCGGAAAGCTGGTGGGGACAGAGCAGACCATCTCCGGAAGAGGTGGCTTCCACCCTGGCTTTGTGGGGTTATGCGGTGCAGGGAGAAGAGGTACCTGGTAAGGACAGcttcccaccccctctcccaccccagcttTGCTACTTGCCAAATAAAGCAGGGCTGCTGGGGGGAATCCCCATGTGGAGGCATCTGGAGAGGCCTTTTACTCCTGGTTGGAGCTATGGCAGCTCCAGATCCACAGGAAGTGCCACACGGCCACTGCACTTGCTTGTGGCTTTCTTGCCTCCACCCCTGACTTCTGTCCTGAGACCCAGAGCCTCCCTGCTGCCTTGGATGCacagtggaagtcagatgctgcAGGTGAATGAAGGATAGAggtcaggcagggagggaggtagaCCACTCTGGGCATGGGGAGCGGTGGGGGACTTTGCAGGAGCAAAGTGCATGCACACCTCCCAGATTTTCCTGAGCAGGCCTGACAACACTGTCCTCTTGGTCCCATGAGAGCAGTTTTCCCCCACCAGAGTGTCCCTTCCTCAACCCTATGCACGGCCAAAGGGTCTTTGGAATGCACAGTTCATTGTGATTTTATTCTTCTGCTCAGAAAGGGAGAGCATCTCCCAGCTGCCCCAAGGTCCAAGCTCCGGAATCAGGGTGGGCGTCAGGGTCTCACCACCCCATCTGCTCTTGGGCTGTCTGCACCCCTAGCTTGTTTGCTCGTTCACATTCCCCAGCCTCTGGCGCCCCGGCTCCTTCCACCTCATCTAGGCACCGCCCCGTGTCTGCTGTGTCCTCCCACATGTGTCTTCTGGAAAGTCCCACTTGGCTTGGTAACTGACTGGATGAGGGACGGGGCCAGATTATAGACTGTGTTGTCTACTAGGCACATGTGGGGCTACTTAAGTTTATTGAACTCAAATGTTTGGTCCCTCGGctgcactggccacatttcaagcacAGAGGGGAAGGACCTATCCTAACAACCGGTTGCAGATATGGGTTTCCCACCTCCCAGGGCGTGCTGTTGGACAGCACCAGTCTAGAAGGACTCCCAGGTTAAAAGTTCAGGCAAAAACTGACATGGGAAGAGAGTGAAGAATGGACTCGTGGAGGGGAGGGAACGTCCCAGTTTGGGACTTGAAGGGGTCTGTAGGACCTCCAAGTAGAGATGCCCAGTAGGAAACTAGGGAGTTCCTATCCTTGGCCACCCCCCAAACTCCCCCAAACAGGATTTGAAATCCAGCTGGAGACTCTCTCCTTGGAAATTTCAAGGGCCTCACTAAAATCCAATTCTAAACATCCCACGAAAACCTCTAGAAGGCAGCTGTGTGGCAGTGGGACTCACCATAGACACTGTGTGATGTGTCTGGCTTGGGTTGACTTGAAAAGCAAGCAGGTGCCGGTAGGCAATGTGAGGGCTGTGGGCCAGAGCTGGCCTGAACCCGCTACGTCTGTTACCTCCTGGAGGCAGGTTGTAGACCAAGCAGGGGTCTGAGAATCTCAGCCTGGACCCTGGGACCATCAGGTTGGTGAGATGCAATGACTCCCAGGGGTAGTCCTGACCGCATGTCCACGGAATCCCTGCCATTATAGGACAGCAGATGCAAAGGCATCAATTATCTGTTCTAACTCTTTCTTCAGGATCTTTCAAGTTCTTTCCAACAGGAGAGCCCCAACACTGCTGTCCCCCTGTGCCTCACTCCTGGACATTCCCAGGGATTGATCTGAGCTCACCTGGCTTTGAACAGGTAGCCCCCCCACCTTCTCTGGCTCGTGCAAAATCCTAGCATGGGAGCCAGACAGACCTCAGTGCACAGGGAAGGCAAACAGCATAGAGTCCTCTCCCCTTACCCCTTCCTGCTCTAGCATGTTCTGGAAAGACAGAACTCCCAGGGGGCATTTTCAGCTACAAGTCTTGCCTAAGGCTCAACCTCAGGAAGAACAAGGAGAATGGACCAGGTGgctgagcagggaggaggaagatgaacGTTCGAGTGATGCCTACGGTAGTCCTCAGGAGTCCCCACTCCTCCAACTAGCCCAGAAAAGCCCACCACCAGGGGGCTGCCGGCGGATTACGGTCATCATGGTGGTGCTAAGGAGAGGGCACAGGGAGAAATGAGACACCCCCTGGTGTttgttctcagccctggctgctcTCCAGCTTAACCCAGGAGATTCTTGTTTAACCGGGTAGGGCCAGTGTTTAAATAGCTCTTCTACCCCCACACACTTCACCCAGGAGGTTCTAATGCGTAGGTTTGATTTATAGCTACTGTTCTGGGGCACATCCCAGCTCGGTGCTACTCTCAGGGCTCTCCGTGGTGGCCACGGGCTGTGACGTGATGGGGTGAAGCATCTAGGGCCCAGGAGGTGGGCCACAGCCCAGAGACACAACACTGCCAGCATGTATGTGGGGTAAGAGGTCTCCTCTGCTCTGCCTCTCaccctatgctgacagcaggcTGCTGACTGATGGCCCCGCATGCACCCGGCCCCGCACAGAGGTGAGCctgcccaggggctgggggttggaGCTGGCCAGTGGTTGGGGCAGAAGATTCCTTTTCTCTGACAATTACAAAACATCCTTAAATCAAAATTGGAGGGACTGCTCCAGCAGTGCggagaggtggagagagtggGATAGGACTTTAGGGCACCCATTCTTACCCACTCAAGTCCCCCCACCTTTCTGAGGCCGGCCATTCCCGGCAGAgccagagaggaagcagaggctgggCCCAGTCAACACAAGGGTAGTGTGAGCAGCCCCTGCTCTGCCCCAAAACCTGCCCCACAATGTGTAGGGCAGGCCAGGCCAGCACATGGGCGGCCAGGGTATGGTCACAGGGGACAGTTGTCTGAGCTGCTGTGGCTGGGAGGGAAGTCCCTGCCCCAATAACCCACCCCTCACCATCACCACCTCCTCCAACTCCACACTtctggcccctccctcctcccactggGTGAGCTTATACACACACCAAGCCCCATACGCACGCTACTGGCCCCACGGGTCAGCCCGTCTCCAAAGGGGAGACTCAGATCCACAGCTTTATCGACTTCAGGGTTTGCAATCTGGCCATATAACTAGACAGGGCAAAGGGGAGGTAGGGGAGGCCAGGGACCCACAGAGGATCACATTCATGGGCAGCTGGAGCTGCCCTTCTTCATCCCCGAGACCACGTGGGAGACCCAGGAGCCAGAAGCAGGGCCACCAGGAAGGTGTGGTCTGTGTGGCAACAGGGGGCTGGCTGGGGCTGTAAAGGGCAGGCAGAGATTTCCTCCCGGCTTTTAGCTACAGCCCCTTTTGAAAAGCACGTGCCTGGCTCTCCTGGTCTTGCCAGAGACAGGGGCCAAGTAGACAGATACTAGCGAGGAGGGAGCACGCCCCTCTTCTCTTGCGTCCCTTCACCGTCAGAGAGGGTTCCCAggatgcaggggcacctgggagctcAGGGGCAAGTGGCAAAAGATGGCaggaatctggggaaggaagagggaattcACTTTGGGGGCTTGAGTCCAGGTTcggaaggaggaagaggtggccAGGGCCAACTCCCAGCTACGACCCCAGTGTACTTCCCTTCCCTCCGGGGGGAGACCAGCCTCCTGTTTCCTCTCAAGGCCCCAGGGGCAGGTGGCAAGGACAGGGAAGGGGCCGTGCCAGAAGCCCAGCTTCACCTCCACCAACCCTTCTTCCTCACGGGTAAGGAGGCCCTGCGTTGTCTACATTTCTgactgggctccaggctcagcaccgCCCAGGACGGCCAGTGAGGGCTCCTTGCCCTCCAGGAAGGCAGCGATGTTCTGCTTTTGGTTCCGGAGGGCCAGCTGCAGGGGTGTGCAGCCCACCCCGTCCTGGACGTCCAGCTGGGCGCCGGCTTTGACCAGTACTTTGAGGATGGCCATGTTGCCCTTGAGGGCGGCCAGGTGGGCGGGAGTCCAGCCCACCTCGTTGCGGGCATGGACGTCGGCGTTGTGCTCCAGGAGGTTGACGACGCTCAGGAAGGAGCCCCGCTGGACAGCCAGGTGGAGGGGTGTCCAGCCCGACTGCTCGGGGGCATTGGGGTCAGCCCCGCACCGCAGCAGTGCTAacaccaccccctcctccccgtgGCGGGCGGCCAGGTGCAGGGGCGTCCACTTCatgcccccaggagcccccaggtcTGCATGGCTCTCAGCCAGCAGGTGGATGACCTCCAAGTGGCCCTTGTAGGCTGCTAGATGGAGGGGCGTCCAGCCCTGCTGGGTGGGCAGCTGGAGGCTGGCCCCGTACCGGAGCAGCATCTTGCAGATAAGGTACTTCCCCCTGGCGGCCGCCATGTGCAGTGGGCTGTAGCCACTCCGGTCAAGGGCATCGGGAGCCGCCCCGCTCTTCAGCAGGTGCTGGATGGCCCTCACTTTGCCTCGCTCCACCGCCAGGTGCAGCGGCGTCCTCAGGTTTCTCTGCTGAGCATCCAGCTCAGCCCCCTGGCCTGCCAGCAGCTTGACCAGGCTGACGTGGCCAAAGTAGGCGGCCACGTGGAGAGGGGTCTTGCCCTCAGCCTCATGAAGGTTGGGGTCGGCCTGACGGGAGACCAGAAGCCGTGCCACATTTTCAAAGTTGTTCTGTGCGGCCAGGTGGAGCGGGGTCCAGCCCTCGTGCTCCTGGGCGTCCACGTGGGCCCCGTGGTCCAGGAGCAGGCGGGCGGTGCGGTCGTTTCCATTCTGGGCTGCGAAGTGCAGCGGGGCCCAGCCGTCTTCATCCACCAGGTTGGCATCGGCCCCGTGCTCCAGGAGCAGGGTGCAGAGTTCGGGCTGCTGGTCCTGGGTGGCGATGAGGAGGGGCGTGTAGCCGCAGGCCGTCTGGCAGTCCACGTCGACCTCGTGGGCCAGCAGCAGCCTCACCTGCTCCACGCTGCCCTGCACCACCAGGAAGTGGAGGGGGGAGACTTTGTTCTCGTATGTGCACAGCTCCTCGCCGCTTGGGACGGGGTTCTCGCCGTCCGAGAGCCGCAGAACCCGCTTCAGGTAGTCTCCCCAGTCTGCCGGGAGGAAGATAGGGTTGAAAAATGGGCCTCTGACCTGTCCAGAGGTCATCTCATGCAGCCCCCTGCCTCCTGGAAGTGCCATCCAGGCACAGAGACTCCGGGAGGGAGGGCAGTCTTTCCTGCTATCACAGATCTCTACGCAGCGTCCTCATCCCAGCGAACAGACTCTGGCTGGCCTTCCTGTGAGGACGGGGcagagggaggcctgggggcAAACCTTGGGTCCACCCTTAGCACCGCCTGACTTTTGCCAATTCCCTGCCACCTCGGGTCTCCAGATCCGGATCCGTAAAGGGGACACAAACTACCATTGTGGGGACAACGTGGGTGGGTAAGAACCTTCAGAGGAGGGCTTGGCACAAAGTAAGTCAATGCAAGTTGAAAACAGGCTCTATGATCTGGACTCCTCCTGAAGCCACTAAGGCTTCCTCCTGCTCCACCCAGAATGTGTTAGGATTAAAAGCAAcaattttgggggcacccgggtggctcagttggttaagcatctgactcctgatttcaacttaggtcatgatctcacggttcaagggactgagccccgagtggggctgcgtgctgacagtgcagagcctgcttgggattctctctccctctctctctacccctcccctcttattctctctctttccctctctctgcccctgtttctctctctctctcaaaataaaaaaagaaaaaactttaagaaaagcaACAATttcccaaacaagcaaacaacaataacagtaacaaaaatcCCTTCCCACGGCCCCCACATCCGAGGTTCTGATTTAATCAGTCTAGGTGGCCCAGGCATCAGGGTTTCATGCCCCAGCTAATTCTAACACGCAGTCAGGGTGAAAACCGATGTTCTACCTCCAAGCCAGGAAGGGAGGAGTCTGGCTTTGTAAGAACACAGACCTGAAGGGAAGCATAGCCTAAGCCCTGGGGGCAAGTGCATTTCTGGAACACGGGGCCGGGTGCCAAGAAAGGGACACACCAACTCCTGATTTGTGACAatcggggtggaggggcaggggcaggcgggATGGGGAAAGGTTGTAGTTAGATTCCACTTTCCTCTCGGCTGTGAATTTTCTGGGTCCAGTGTGGTACTCTGGACTCACCGTTGTCCGTTAGCTCCTGGCTGACCTCTTCACTGACCTGGAGACAGGGAATCAGAAGACAGGGGGGCAGACGAGGTGAGTGGGGCGGTGCTGGTCTgtaccctcctccacccctcccctctctctgaccctctccagcACCCGTGGGGACTCGCATCCCACTCTGTCCTAGGAAGCCCCCCTATGCCATTCCTCCAATAGCTGGACGAACGTCCTGAGCAGGGGAGACCCTGCCAGAAAGAGACCCTGGTCCAGGGTCTTGACTTCCTCTTGGGGCACATGGAGTGCAGGGTGGCTGGCCCTGTGGTTCAGCCAGGAGCCCCCTGCTAGCTCCTGGCTGGTCCCCATGGTAGGGAAGGCACAGGAGAACAgagtgaggacactgaggctgtGAGGTGAAAGCGGGCAGGGCTCAGATGAATGCACACATGCGAGAGACCGTATGTCCTTCTCAGGGGCTCGGAGCTACAGCCACCACTGTGCAAAGTAGGAAAATCTGTCCCCAAGTGGGCTTCCTGGCGTGACCAGCAGTGTGGGCTGCGTCTCAGTCCCCATTTGCTCCCACGCGCACATCCCAGGACCTGCCAGAGACACGCCCAGCACTCACATCCCCGGGCTGGTGCAGAGACAGCTTGCCCGACACCTTCCTGGCCAGGGCCTCACTCTCCGGGTCTGCCACGGGACTCTGCAGCAGGAACAGCAGCATGTCTGTCTCAACTGTGATTTCTGCTccatgaaggagagagacac from Panthera uncia isolate 11264 chromosome D1, Puncia_PCG_1.0, whole genome shotgun sequence harbors:
- the ANKK1 gene encoding ankyrin repeat and protein kinase domain-containing protein 1 translates to MAAGVEQRLGSLAVFTRDDFEGDWRRVASGGFGQVFRVRHRRWRTEFAVKCAPCLQPEASSHDVDCLVEEAAKMEKIKFQHIVSIYGVCRQPLGIVMEFMANGSLEKMVPTHSLSWLLKFRIIHETSLAMNFLHSLKPPLLHLDLKPGNILLDSNMHVKISDFGLSKWMEQSTWMQYIERSALRGTLNYIPPEMFLESNKAPGPKYDVYSFGIVVWELLTQKKPYSGFHMVTIVVQVAAGMRPSLQSVSDTWPSEAQQMVNLMRRCWDQDPKKRPSFPEITVETDMLLFLLQSPVADPESEALARKVSGKLSLHQPGDVSEEVSQELTDNDWGDYLKRVLRLSDGENPVPSGEELCTYENKVSPLHFLVVQGSVEQVRLLLAHEVDVDCQTACGYTPLLIATQDQQPELCTLLLEHGADANLVDEDGWAPLHFAAQNGNDRTARLLLDHGAHVDAQEHEGWTPLHLAAQNNFENVARLLVSRQADPNLHEAEGKTPLHVAAYFGHVSLVKLLAGQGAELDAQQRNLRTPLHLAVERGKVRAIQHLLKSGAAPDALDRSGYSPLHMAAARGKYLICKMLLRYGASLQLPTQQGWTPLHLAAYKGHLEVIHLLAESHADLGAPGGMKWTPLHLAARHGEEGVVLALLRCGADPNAPEQSGWTPLHLAVQRGSFLSVVNLLEHNADVHARNEVGWTPAHLAALKGNMAILKVLVKAGAQLDVQDGVGCTPLQLALRNQKQNIAAFLEGKEPSLAVLGGAEPGAQSEM